One window of the Natrinema sp. CBA1119 genome contains the following:
- a CDS encoding S8 family peptidase, translating to MKLSRRRLLGGIGAGAAAGLLGAPASAAEFNTDTDTERVFVHPETGLLEDLSELLGVIDDSGGITVLEYDNFEFVVAEVPSNRLDELRGDRRVASVEDDEETGIPSNWSPSLSDILNPPGGSDCFGHPDQRPSWGVERIGADTVEPDGSGVDVGILDTGIESQHCSLSVEGGRNFTDDGTPGDYEDRHGHGTHVAGVAGASDNDLGVVGVAPGANLYAVKVLNDDGSGRYSELIAGIDWCLSNDVELISMSLGGEAASSTMDRAIEAAHSAGHLLLCAAGNEGNGGNGSCEAETMTYPATHEDVIAVTAMDEDDTLASYSSVGSNIDLLAPGTGITSSTVDNEYAEASGTSVACPFVTGVAALVWETREEDAPGPTEQVRRILTDTAEPVLGSCEEGHGLVDARTALGHERADGGGGVVAGGVGSIIENIVSGLEWIANQIAAVLEWFLGLFR from the coding sequence GCTGCTCGGAGCGCCGGCGTCGGCTGCGGAATTTAATACCGATACCGACACCGAGCGGGTGTTCGTCCACCCCGAAACGGGGCTGCTCGAGGACCTCAGCGAACTCCTCGGCGTCATCGATGACAGCGGCGGAATCACGGTCCTCGAGTACGACAACTTCGAGTTCGTGGTCGCGGAGGTGCCGTCGAACAGGCTCGACGAGCTGCGCGGCGACCGCCGCGTGGCGTCCGTCGAAGACGACGAGGAGACGGGGATCCCGTCGAACTGGTCGCCGTCCCTGTCGGACATCCTGAATCCCCCCGGGGGATCCGACTGTTTCGGTCATCCCGATCAACGACCGTCTTGGGGCGTCGAACGCATCGGCGCCGATACCGTCGAACCGGACGGTTCGGGCGTCGACGTTGGGATTCTCGACACGGGAATCGAATCGCAGCACTGCAGTCTCTCGGTCGAGGGCGGTCGAAACTTCACCGATGACGGGACGCCAGGCGACTACGAGGACCGCCACGGCCACGGGACGCACGTCGCCGGAGTCGCCGGCGCGTCGGACAACGACCTCGGCGTCGTCGGCGTCGCTCCCGGAGCGAATCTATACGCGGTGAAGGTGCTCAACGACGACGGCTCCGGTCGGTACAGCGAACTGATCGCCGGGATCGACTGGTGTCTGTCGAACGACGTGGAGCTAATCTCGATGAGCCTCGGCGGCGAGGCCGCGAGTTCCACGATGGACCGGGCGATCGAGGCCGCACACTCGGCGGGACACCTCCTGCTTTGTGCGGCCGGGAACGAAGGAAACGGCGGGAACGGGTCGTGCGAGGCGGAGACGATGACCTATCCGGCGACCCACGAGGACGTCATTGCGGTGACCGCGATGGACGAGGACGACACGCTGGCGTCCTACAGCAGCGTCGGTTCGAATATCGACCTGCTGGCACCGGGAACGGGCATCACCTCGAGCACCGTCGACAACGAGTACGCGGAGGCCAGCGGGACGAGCGTCGCCTGCCCGTTCGTCACCGGCGTCGCGGCGCTCGTCTGGGAGACCCGAGAGGAAGACGCCCCCGGTCCCACTGAGCAGGTGCGCCGGATTCTCACTGACACCGCCGAACCGGTGCTGGGCTCCTGCGAGGAGGGACACGGACTCGTGGACGCCCGCACGGCGCTCGGTCACGAACGCGCGGACGGGGGCGGTGGCGTCGTTGCCGGTGGCGTGGGGTCGATTATCGAGAATATCGTCTCGGGACTGGAATGGATCGCGAATCAGATCGCGGCCGTCCTCGAGTGGTTCCTGGGCCTGTTCCGGTGA
- the metX gene encoding homoserine O-acetyltransferase → MTTKETVDLGEFQFESGESIPNLEVAYETYGDFTGDNAVLVCHALTGSAHVARRPDAGGETAGQARAWWGDVVGPGKAIDTSEYYVVCANAPGSCYGTTGPASENPETGEPYGTDFPPVTVGDWTRAQRELLDTLGVGRLHAVVGGSVGGMNVLDWLRRFPDDVERAGAVATAARLDPQCLALDTVARRAITSDPNWNGGHYYGGPEPRDGLARARQIGHIMYLSKASMGRKFGRRSAGREAVRGDPPDSAAAFFPYREVESYLDYQADKFTDRFDANSYLYMTRAMDDFDLSAGYESDADALAAFEGELLVLSFTGDWHFTVEQAEALAEACRDASVDVAHHVIESDHGHDAFLVEPETVGPPLSDLLETGLEGRAITDTAPAADETSDFAPVHTSLFSK, encoded by the coding sequence GTGACGACGAAGGAGACGGTCGATCTGGGGGAGTTTCAGTTCGAGTCGGGGGAATCGATCCCGAACCTCGAGGTCGCCTACGAGACCTACGGCGATTTCACCGGCGATAACGCGGTCCTCGTCTGTCACGCGCTGACCGGCAGCGCCCACGTCGCCCGGCGACCGGACGCGGGCGGCGAGACGGCGGGACAGGCCCGCGCCTGGTGGGGCGACGTCGTCGGTCCCGGGAAGGCGATCGACACGAGCGAGTACTACGTGGTCTGTGCGAACGCACCCGGGTCGTGTTACGGGACGACCGGCCCTGCCAGCGAGAACCCGGAGACGGGCGAGCCCTACGGCACCGACTTCCCCCCGGTCACGGTCGGCGACTGGACCCGCGCTCAGCGGGAGCTACTCGACACCCTCGGCGTCGGCCGGCTCCACGCCGTCGTCGGCGGCAGCGTCGGCGGGATGAACGTCCTCGACTGGCTCCGCCGGTTCCCCGACGACGTCGAACGCGCCGGCGCGGTCGCCACCGCCGCTCGGCTCGACCCGCAGTGTCTCGCGCTCGATACCGTTGCCCGCCGAGCGATCACCAGCGATCCCAACTGGAACGGCGGCCACTACTACGGCGGCCCGGAACCCCGGGACGGCCTCGCTCGAGCCCGCCAGATCGGCCACATCATGTACCTCTCGAAGGCATCGATGGGGCGGAAGTTCGGCCGCCGCTCGGCGGGTCGGGAAGCGGTCCGCGGGGACCCGCCGGACTCCGCGGCCGCCTTCTTCCCCTACCGGGAGGTCGAGTCCTATCTGGACTACCAGGCCGACAAGTTCACCGACCGGTTCGACGCCAACAGCTACCTCTACATGACCCGCGCGATGGACGACTTCGACCTCTCGGCGGGGTACGAGTCCGACGCCGACGCGCTCGCGGCTTTCGAGGGAGAACTCCTCGTGCTCTCGTTTACCGGCGACTGGCACTTCACCGTCGAACAGGCCGAAGCGCTGGCCGAGGCCTGTCGCGACGCGAGCGTCGACGTCGCACACCACGTGATCGAGTCCGATCACGGCCACGACGCGTTCCTCGTCGAGCCCGAAACCGTCGGCCCGCCGCTCTCGGACCTGCTCGAGACCGGACTCGAGGGCCGTGCGATCACCGATACGGCACCGGCGGCCGACGAGACCAGCGACTTCGCCCCGGTTCACACGAGTCTGTTTTCGAAGTGA
- a CDS encoding plastocyanin/azurin family copper-binding protein has protein sequence MENDKYRTRRRLLRVGGLTAVTGVLAGCLDGSTTDDPGSSTNDSDGDKTGTGDDTDGENGSAADGSDGDSASDGDGSDGDSASDGSADADDSDSDTNAEDGETEPTDTNRKFEIEPGAEVLFSGETVEWVGLEPSRIEGISNPTLVLEAGEEYTIGWTENNGSMHNIEIWNDDEEVVNGLETELVTDPGEEQKMTVTASEEMTLYVCHPHNNAGMRGSIEVRTGE, from the coding sequence ATGGAAAACGACAAATACCGGACGCGTCGCAGACTACTCCGAGTCGGCGGACTGACAGCAGTGACTGGCGTCCTCGCGGGTTGTCTAGACGGAAGTACGACCGACGATCCCGGCAGCTCGACCAACGACAGCGATGGCGACAAAACCGGGACTGGAGACGATACTGATGGAGAGAACGGGTCGGCAGCGGACGGTTCTGACGGTGATTCGGCGTCGGACGGGGACGGTTCTGACGGTGATTCGGCGTCGGACGGTTCCGCCGACGCCGACGACTCCGATTCGGATACCAACGCCGAGGACGGAGAGACCGAACCGACCGATACCAATCGCAAATTCGAGATCGAACCAGGAGCCGAGGTCCTATTCAGCGGAGAAACCGTCGAATGGGTCGGCCTCGAGCCGTCGCGAATCGAGGGAATCTCGAACCCGACGCTCGTTCTCGAGGCGGGCGAGGAGTACACGATCGGCTGGACCGAGAACAACGGATCCATGCACAACATCGAGATCTGGAACGACGACGAGGAGGTCGTTAATGGACTCGAAACCGAACTAGTCACCGATCCCGGTGAGGAGCAGAAGATGACGGTTACCGCCAGCGAGGAGATGACTCTCTATGTCTGTCACCCTCACAACAACGCCGGAATGCGGGGAAGCATCGAGGTCCGAACCGGCGAGTGA
- a CDS encoding DsrE family protein: protein MQTVFHLIADEPAQQQTALTIAENLTKDDSVEIDDIAIVAQADGIEPLTAGGEGSDTVESLLETGISVKACGNTLDLKDLAESDLVEGVETVPSGGGELTRLQSEGYAYIRP, encoded by the coding sequence ATGCAGACGGTCTTCCACCTCATCGCCGACGAACCGGCACAACAACAGACCGCGCTCACGATCGCAGAAAATCTCACGAAAGACGACTCCGTCGAGATCGACGACATCGCCATCGTCGCACAGGCCGACGGGATCGAGCCGCTGACGGCCGGTGGGGAGGGCAGCGACACGGTCGAATCGCTCCTCGAGACGGGCATCTCGGTCAAGGCCTGTGGCAACACGCTCGATCTCAAAGACCTCGCGGAATCGGATCTCGTCGAGGGCGTCGAAACAGTTCCCTCCGGCGGCGGCGAACTCACCCGACTGCAGAGCGAGGGCTACGCCTACATCCGTCCGTAG
- a CDS encoding plastocyanin/azurin family copper-binding protein has protein sequence MARDNPVSRRTALKLTGAAASTALVAGCSGGNGDGNGNGNGNGDSEGPYSIESGTTIELKSLAQSWEGVAPSSIEGVENPDLSLTEGETYTIEWVENEGGSHNLAIYDDSQSAVAGPTEQVSDSEPGLSVEFDASSDTVEYVCEPHYSAGMAGSIELE, from the coding sequence ATGGCACGAGACAACCCAGTTTCGCGGCGGACAGCACTGAAGCTCACGGGCGCGGCCGCATCGACGGCGCTCGTCGCCGGCTGTAGCGGTGGTAACGGAGACGGTAACGGCAACGGCAACGGTAACGGAGACAGTGAGGGCCCGTATTCGATCGAGTCCGGAACGACCATCGAACTCAAATCGCTGGCTCAGTCCTGGGAAGGCGTCGCGCCGTCTTCGATCGAAGGCGTGGAGAACCCCGACCTTAGCCTCACCGAGGGCGAGACCTACACGATCGAGTGGGTAGAGAACGAGGGTGGTTCGCACAACCTCGCAATCTACGACGACAGCCAGTCGGCAGTCGCGGGACCGACCGAACAGGTCAGCGACAGCGAACCCGGCCTGAGCGTGGAATTCGACGCGTCGAGCGATACCGTCGAGTACGTCTGTGAGCCCCACTACTCCGCCGGAATGGCGGGCAGTATCGAGCTCGAATAA
- a CDS encoding O-acetylhomoserine aminocarboxypropyltransferase/cysteine synthase family protein produces MSDDASDEHGADSDAEVGGRGLGTRSVHAGQSPDPETGAMAPPIYQTTSYVFEDADTAAARYALEDDGYIYSRIANPTVTTLEDRLADLEGGAGAVATGSGMAALDSAVLILAEAGDTVVCSTDTYGGTTAYFSKTATRRDIEPKFVPTLEYDAYEEAIDEDTAFVHVETIGNPSLVTPDFERVAEIAHDNGVPLVVDNTFATPALCRPLEHGADVVWESTTKWLHGSGTTVGGVLVDGGSFPWGEHGYDEIAGQNHAYHDVDFSRDFSDAPFAATARFRSLRSLGNQQSPFDAWQTLQGLESMPLRVEKHCENAAIVAEYLDDHEDVAWVTHPGLADHPTHDNATRYLADFGGMVAFGLEEGFEAGKTFCESVDLAQFLANIGDAKTLVIHPASTTHGQLSPEEREEAGVTADLIRMSVGIEDPEDILADLEQAIETATRASGGTGETA; encoded by the coding sequence ATGAGCGACGACGCGAGCGACGAGCACGGTGCCGACTCCGACGCCGAGGTCGGCGGGCGCGGACTCGGCACGCGCAGCGTCCACGCCGGCCAGTCTCCCGATCCGGAGACTGGCGCGATGGCACCGCCGATCTACCAGACGACCTCCTACGTCTTCGAGGACGCCGATACGGCCGCCGCCCGCTACGCCCTCGAGGACGACGGCTACATCTACTCTCGCATCGCCAACCCGACCGTCACGACGCTCGAGGACCGCCTCGCCGACCTCGAGGGCGGTGCCGGCGCGGTCGCGACCGGTAGCGGCATGGCCGCATTGGATTCCGCGGTGTTGATCCTCGCCGAGGCGGGCGACACCGTCGTCTGTTCGACCGACACCTACGGCGGGACGACGGCCTACTTCTCGAAGACGGCGACCCGCAGGGATATCGAACCGAAATTCGTCCCCACGCTCGAGTACGACGCCTACGAGGAGGCCATCGACGAGGACACCGCCTTCGTCCACGTCGAGACGATCGGCAACCCGTCGCTGGTGACGCCCGACTTCGAGCGCGTCGCCGAGATCGCCCACGACAACGGCGTCCCGCTCGTCGTGGACAACACCTTCGCGACGCCGGCGCTGTGTCGACCGCTCGAGCACGGGGCCGACGTCGTCTGGGAGTCGACGACCAAGTGGCTCCACGGCTCCGGCACCACGGTCGGCGGCGTGCTGGTCGACGGCGGCTCGTTCCCCTGGGGTGAGCACGGCTACGACGAGATCGCGGGGCAGAATCACGCCTACCACGACGTCGACTTCTCGCGGGACTTTTCGGACGCACCGTTCGCGGCCACGGCCAGATTCCGCTCGCTGCGCAGTCTCGGCAACCAGCAGTCGCCGTTCGACGCCTGGCAGACCCTCCAGGGGCTCGAGTCGATGCCCCTGCGCGTCGAAAAGCACTGCGAGAACGCCGCCATCGTCGCGGAGTACCTCGACGACCACGAGGACGTGGCCTGGGTCACGCATCCCGGACTCGCGGACCACCCCACTCACGACAACGCCACGCGGTATCTCGCGGACTTCGGCGGCATGGTCGCGTTCGGGCTCGAGGAAGGGTTCGAAGCTGGAAAGACGTTCTGCGAAAGCGTCGACCTCGCCCAGTTCCTCGCGAACATCGGCGACGCGAAGACGCTCGTCATTCACCCGGCAAGCACGACCCACGGTCAACTCTCGCCGGAAGAGCGCGAAGAAGCGGGCGTGACGGCCGATCTGATCCGGATGTCGGTCGGGATCGAGGATCCCGAGGACATCTTGGCCGACCTCGAGCAGGCGATCGAGACGGCGACGCGGGCCAGTGGAGGGACGGGTGAGACAGCGTGA
- a CDS encoding alanine--glyoxylate aminotransferase family protein: MSKKREYKDDYPDKTLYIPGPTEVREDVLEAMCQPMFGHRMDRMTDLYTTVVEDTKEFLGTDNEVIILTGSGTEFMESSLLNLVDENVLCTTCGSFSERQANVAERLGKSVDTLEYEWGQAVKPEDVREALEESETEYDAVTCVMNESSTGVRNPIEEIGDVVADYPDTYFVVDAVSALGGDLVDIDEHDIDVIFTSVQKAFAMPPGLAVCVVSDDAYERELESESASWYGGFQRSLDYYDRKGQTHSTPAIPVMLAYRKQMKHMLEEGHDARDQRHREMAEYTREWAREHFDMFPEAGYESQTVACIENTQGIDVAETIEAVDEKYDMVFSNGYGSQLGEETFRIGHMGEHDLESIEELTDAIEDVAGL; encoded by the coding sequence GTGAGCAAGAAACGCGAATATAAGGACGACTATCCGGACAAAACGCTGTACATCCCGGGCCCGACCGAGGTACGCGAGGACGTCCTCGAGGCGATGTGCCAGCCGATGTTCGGCCACCGAATGGATCGAATGACCGACCTCTACACCACCGTCGTCGAGGACACGAAGGAGTTCCTCGGCACCGACAACGAGGTCATCATCCTCACGGGGTCGGGGACCGAGTTCATGGAGAGTTCGCTCCTCAACCTCGTCGACGAGAACGTCCTCTGTACGACCTGCGGGAGCTTCAGCGAGCGACAGGCTAACGTGGCCGAGCGACTGGGGAAGTCCGTCGACACGCTCGAGTATGAGTGGGGCCAGGCGGTCAAACCCGAGGACGTCCGCGAGGCCCTCGAGGAGAGCGAGACTGAGTACGACGCCGTCACCTGCGTCATGAACGAGAGTTCGACCGGCGTCCGCAATCCGATCGAGGAGATCGGCGACGTCGTCGCCGACTATCCGGACACCTACTTTGTCGTCGACGCCGTCTCCGCGCTCGGTGGCGACCTCGTCGATATCGACGAGCACGACATCGACGTCATCTTCACGTCGGTTCAGAAGGCCTTCGCCATGCCGCCGGGGCTCGCCGTCTGCGTCGTCAGCGACGACGCCTACGAACGGGAACTCGAGTCCGAGTCGGCGTCGTGGTACGGCGGCTTCCAGCGCTCGCTGGACTACTACGACCGGAAGGGCCAGACCCACTCGACGCCGGCGATTCCCGTCATGCTCGCGTATCGGAAACAGATGAAGCATATGCTCGAGGAGGGCCACGACGCCCGCGACCAGCGCCACCGGGAAATGGCCGAGTACACGCGCGAGTGGGCCCGCGAGCACTTCGATATGTTCCCCGAGGCGGGGTACGAATCGCAGACGGTGGCCTGTATCGAGAACACGCAGGGGATCGACGTCGCGGAGACGATCGAGGCCGTCGACGAGAAGTACGACATGGTCTTCTCGAACGGCTACGGCTCCCAACTCGGCGAAGAGACGTTCCGCATCGGCCACATGGGCGAACACGACCTCGAGTCGATCGAGGAACTGACCGACGCCATCGAAGACGTCGCCGGGCTGTAG
- a CDS encoding MFS transporter, translating into MHSSDRDRAVLAALVFAVLFSQVLLYPGVATLVAALGADATGSAFAATPLDASMWFLVAEFAAYVTFVGVWGVASDATGRRTPFIVASAVAGAVGYAALAAVPAVGSIPFEGVLLLRVFQGAMTIGAFSLTMTMLMDLEGGHGRNMGAAGIAIGLGAALGAPIGGQLTEVDPLAPLLVAAGLLVFVGIAVSLVEDRTPDERRSARVLVDGIRRRPTLSIPFAFGFVDRLTAGFFALVGTLYFQEAFGLDAGTTGLMLACFFAPFALLQYPMGTLSDRIGRTIPIVVGSLCYGGGILLVGASPSVATAAIAMVGVGVLGALVAPATMALVTDLADESERGIAMAGFNLAGSLGFLGGFLLGGTVASSYGYGTAFLVVGGLEIAIAVVTVPLFLRLPLEATDRVRSSDRGDA; encoded by the coding sequence GTGCACTCGAGTGATCGCGACCGGGCCGTGCTTGCCGCTCTCGTCTTCGCGGTGTTGTTCTCGCAGGTGCTGCTCTATCCGGGCGTGGCGACGCTGGTGGCGGCGCTGGGTGCGGACGCGACGGGTTCGGCGTTCGCGGCGACACCGCTTGATGCAAGCATGTGGTTTCTGGTCGCCGAGTTCGCCGCCTACGTCACGTTCGTCGGCGTCTGGGGCGTCGCGAGCGATGCGACCGGCCGCCGGACGCCGTTCATCGTCGCCAGCGCCGTCGCCGGTGCCGTCGGCTACGCCGCGCTCGCCGCCGTGCCCGCGGTGGGTTCGATCCCTTTCGAGGGCGTGCTCCTCCTGCGGGTCTTTCAGGGCGCGATGACCATCGGCGCGTTCTCCCTGACGATGACTATGCTGATGGACCTCGAGGGCGGCCACGGTCGGAACATGGGCGCGGCGGGGATCGCCATCGGACTCGGTGCCGCCCTCGGCGCGCCGATCGGCGGCCAGCTAACGGAGGTCGACCCGCTTGCACCGCTGCTCGTCGCCGCCGGCTTACTCGTCTTCGTTGGCATCGCCGTCTCGCTCGTCGAGGACCGCACGCCAGACGAACGCCGGTCCGCTCGCGTGCTCGTCGACGGGATCCGCCGGCGGCCGACGCTGTCGATTCCGTTCGCCTTCGGCTTCGTCGATCGGCTCACGGCCGGTTTCTTCGCGCTCGTGGGGACCCTCTACTTCCAGGAGGCGTTCGGGCTCGACGCCGGAACGACCGGGCTCATGCTGGCGTGCTTTTTCGCGCCCTTCGCCCTCCTGCAGTATCCGATGGGTACCCTCTCGGATCGGATCGGCCGCACGATCCCGATCGTCGTCGGTTCGCTGTGTTACGGCGGTGGGATCCTCCTCGTCGGGGCCTCGCCATCGGTCGCAACCGCCGCGATCGCGATGGTCGGCGTCGGCGTCCTCGGCGCGCTCGTGGCCCCCGCGACGATGGCGCTTGTCACCGACCTCGCAGACGAGAGCGAACGCGGGATCGCCATGGCCGGATTCAATCTCGCCGGCAGCCTCGGCTTCCTCGGCGGCTTCCTCCTCGGCGGCACCGTCGCCAGCAGCTACGGCTACGGCACCGCCTTTCTCGTCGTCGGCGGCCTCGAGATCGCGATCGCCGTCGTCACGGTGCCACTGTTTTTGCGACTCCCGCTCGAGGCGACCGATCGCGTTCGCTCGAGCGACCGCGGCGACGCCTGA